The proteins below come from a single Nocardioides eburneiflavus genomic window:
- a CDS encoding ABC transporter substrate-binding protein has translation MKSRKSGVLLVALALLATGCRGGGEADGESAVSAPGVSDEACPDAVNADNGCIYLGTISDLTQGPFAPLGVPITEAQAAFWNRVNEDGGIGGYDIDVTTYVKDNLYNPQTHQQVYGEIEGDVLALAQTLGSPTTLAIIPDMDRDEMVGAPASWTSLWAFEDAILESGANYCVEGMNAVDYMVGEKDISSVMAVGFPGDYGGDGAAGAEIAAEANGLEFTGVETAPGQEAQAGAISAIVKQKPDLVLLGTGPTETAVIVGQAAAQGFQGQFIGLGPTWNPALLETPAAPALEALYMQSGYWGPFGTETPGHQAMRDALGEVAQPNDGYTAGWAWSYPLKAALEEWLEGDYDKDRAGLLEAVQSLETIDYEGMLPEEAGNRTGDPDETIFRESVLSKVDPEAPSGVTIVSDFTAGPTASEHTFDGACFEG, from the coding sequence GTGAAGTCAAGGAAGTCAGGAGTGCTGCTCGTCGCGCTGGCACTGCTCGCCACCGGTTGTCGCGGTGGTGGGGAGGCCGACGGCGAGTCGGCGGTCAGCGCCCCGGGTGTCAGCGACGAGGCGTGCCCCGACGCGGTCAACGCCGACAACGGGTGCATCTACCTCGGCACCATCTCCGACCTGACCCAGGGGCCGTTCGCGCCGCTGGGCGTGCCGATCACCGAGGCGCAGGCGGCGTTCTGGAACCGGGTCAACGAGGACGGAGGCATCGGTGGCTACGACATCGACGTGACCACCTACGTCAAGGACAACCTCTACAACCCGCAGACCCACCAGCAGGTCTACGGCGAGATCGAGGGCGACGTGCTGGCGCTCGCGCAGACCTTGGGCTCGCCGACCACGCTGGCGATCATCCCCGACATGGACCGCGACGAGATGGTCGGCGCCCCGGCGTCGTGGACCTCGCTATGGGCCTTCGAGGACGCGATCCTCGAGTCCGGCGCCAACTACTGCGTCGAGGGCATGAACGCCGTCGACTACATGGTCGGTGAGAAGGACATCTCCTCGGTGATGGCGGTCGGCTTCCCCGGCGACTACGGCGGTGACGGCGCAGCGGGCGCCGAGATCGCCGCCGAGGCCAACGGGCTCGAGTTCACCGGGGTCGAGACGGCACCCGGCCAGGAGGCGCAGGCGGGTGCGATCAGCGCGATCGTGAAGCAGAAGCCCGACCTCGTCCTGCTCGGCACCGGCCCGACCGAGACCGCTGTCATCGTCGGACAGGCGGCCGCCCAGGGATTCCAGGGGCAGTTCATCGGCCTCGGTCCGACCTGGAACCCGGCACTGCTGGAGACCCCTGCCGCCCCGGCGTTGGAGGCGCTCTACATGCAGTCCGGCTACTGGGGGCCCTTCGGCACCGAGACGCCCGGCCACCAGGCCATGCGCGACGCGCTCGGCGAGGTCGCCCAGCCCAACGACGGCTACACCGCCGGCTGGGCGTGGTCCTACCCGCTGAAGGCGGCGCTGGAGGAGTGGCTCGAGGGCGACTACGACAAGGACCGTGCCGGCCTGCTGGAGGCGGTCCAGTCGCTGGAGACCATCGACTACGAGGGCATGCTGCCCGAGGAGGCCGGCAACCGGACGGGTGACCCCGACGAGACGATCTTCCGCGAGTCGGTCCTGAGCAAGGTCGACCCCGAGGCGCCGTCGGGCGTGACCATCGTGTCGGACTTCACCGCCGGCCCGACCGCGTCCGAGCACACCTTCGACGGGGCGTGCTTCGAGGGCTAG
- a CDS encoding ABC transporter ATP-binding protein, giving the protein MRSTMLSARNLEVVYDDVVLALRGVSIDVPEDKIVALLGSNGAGKTTLLRALTGLLDIHDGEVTKGRVTLDETPIHRTSPERIVRQGVRQVLEGRRVFVELGVEENLKVGAHTARARMADNLERVYALFPVLGDRRAATAGYLSGGEQQMLAIGRAMMSEPRYLLLDEPTLGLAPRMVENIRDVVLEINKGGTAVLLVEQNATMALSIADHGYVMETGRVVLDKPAAALLRDDDVREFYLGLHPGEDGRKSFRDTKHYRRKKRWSA; this is encoded by the coding sequence GTGAGGTCCACGATGCTCTCGGCCCGCAACCTCGAGGTCGTCTACGACGACGTCGTCCTCGCCCTGCGCGGGGTGAGCATCGACGTGCCCGAGGACAAGATCGTCGCCCTCCTCGGCTCCAACGGGGCCGGCAAGACGACGCTCCTGCGTGCCCTCACCGGGCTGCTCGACATCCACGACGGCGAGGTCACCAAGGGGCGGGTCACCCTCGACGAGACGCCGATCCACCGGACCAGCCCCGAGCGGATCGTCCGTCAGGGCGTGCGCCAGGTGCTCGAGGGGCGGCGGGTGTTCGTGGAGCTGGGTGTCGAGGAGAACCTCAAGGTCGGTGCCCACACCGCCCGCGCGCGCATGGCGGACAACCTCGAGCGCGTCTACGCGCTGTTCCCGGTGCTGGGCGACCGGCGCGCCGCGACCGCGGGCTACCTCTCCGGCGGTGAGCAGCAGATGCTCGCGATCGGTCGGGCGATGATGTCCGAGCCGCGCTACCTCCTGCTCGACGAGCCGACGCTGGGCCTGGCGCCACGGATGGTGGAGAACATCCGCGACGTGGTGCTCGAGATCAACAAGGGCGGCACCGCCGTCCTGCTGGTCGAGCAGAACGCCACGATGGCGCTCTCGATCGCGGACCACGGCTACGTCATGGAGACCGGCCGGGTGGTCCTCGACAAGCCGGCCGCGGCCCTGCTCAGGGACGACGACGTACGCGAGTTCTACCTGGGCCTCCACCCCGGCGAGGACGGCCGCAAGTCCTTCCGCGACACCAAGCACTACCGGCGCAAGAAGCGGTGGTCGGCATGA
- a CDS encoding branched-chain amino acid ABC transporter permease yields the protein MTHFLEVVLRGLGSGAIYALLALGFVIIYKSTGVISFAQPAMMLTGATITSYVGPALGVMLFAGFSFFASMAVAALLTAAFALVIERGAVRPMVGRPAFVVAIITIGIDIVVRVVTSGFIGLGARNIPNPWGLERVELAGLRVQERHLVSLATLAVVVAVLFWFYRYTRHGLAMRAAAFDQEAALTQGVSVGSVFALSWAMAGALAAVAGSLLAISAGVDRQIWIVALVALPAIILGGLDSLEGAVIGGLAIGVVESLVGTYQRDYAPWLGDNFAVVSPYVLMLLVLLAKPYGIFGTPEVRRV from the coding sequence ATGACCCACTTCCTGGAAGTGGTGCTGCGCGGGCTCGGCTCGGGCGCGATCTATGCGCTGCTCGCGCTCGGCTTCGTGATCATCTACAAGTCGACCGGCGTGATCAGCTTCGCCCAGCCCGCCATGATGCTGACCGGTGCGACGATCACCAGCTACGTCGGGCCGGCGCTCGGCGTGATGCTCTTCGCCGGCTTCTCCTTCTTCGCCTCGATGGCCGTCGCGGCGCTGCTCACCGCCGCGTTCGCGCTGGTGATCGAGCGGGGCGCGGTCCGCCCGATGGTGGGACGCCCGGCGTTCGTCGTCGCGATCATCACCATCGGGATCGACATCGTGGTCCGGGTCGTGACCAGCGGTTTCATCGGCCTCGGTGCCCGCAACATCCCCAACCCGTGGGGGCTCGAGCGGGTGGAGCTCGCCGGCCTGCGCGTGCAGGAGCGACACCTGGTGTCACTGGCCACGCTGGCCGTCGTCGTCGCGGTCCTCTTCTGGTTCTACCGCTACACCCGCCACGGCCTCGCCATGCGGGCCGCGGCGTTCGACCAGGAGGCCGCCCTCACCCAGGGCGTCAGCGTCGGCAGCGTCTTCGCCCTGTCGTGGGCGATGGCGGGCGCCCTCGCAGCCGTGGCGGGGTCGCTGCTCGCGATCTCGGCGGGCGTCGACCGGCAGATCTGGATCGTGGCCCTGGTGGCGCTCCCCGCGATCATCCTGGGCGGCCTAGACTCCCTCGAGGGCGCTGTGATCGGCGGGCTCGCCATCGGGGTGGTGGAGTCCCTGGTCGGCACCTACCAGCGTGACTACGCGCCGTGGCTGGGAGACAACTTCGCCGTCGTCTCTCCCTACGTCCTGATGCTGCTGGTGCTGCTGGCCAAGCCCTACGGCATCTTCGGGACGCCGGAGGTGAGGCGCGTATGA
- a CDS encoding ABC transporter ATP-binding protein gives MTGPSAERTEPAPVARLDDVHLSFAGVKAVNGVSFEVRPGELFAIIGPNGAGKTSLFNVLSGVYRPQEGSVEFLGESILGRRPHRIAAMGMARTFQNIALFEHLTVLDNLMLGRHQHITYGFLQAFAWVGTARRQEIEHRRAVEEIVDFLELEQWRNMPVGLLPYGVQKRVELGRALAMEPKLLLLDEPVAGMNLEETEDTARYVLDIRDELDVPIIMVEHDMGLVMDLADRVLVVDFGTPIATGTPDEVQRHPDVVRAYLGSEVGP, from the coding sequence ATGACGGGTCCGTCGGCCGAGCGGACCGAGCCGGCGCCTGTGGCCCGGCTCGACGACGTGCACCTCTCCTTCGCAGGCGTGAAGGCCGTCAACGGTGTGAGCTTCGAGGTGCGCCCCGGGGAGCTGTTCGCGATCATCGGTCCCAACGGTGCCGGCAAGACCTCCCTGTTCAACGTGCTCTCCGGCGTCTACCGGCCCCAGGAGGGCTCGGTGGAGTTCCTGGGGGAGAGCATCCTGGGCCGCCGGCCGCACCGGATCGCCGCCATGGGCATGGCGCGGACCTTCCAGAACATCGCGCTCTTCGAGCACCTCACCGTGCTCGACAACCTCATGCTGGGCCGCCACCAGCACATCACCTACGGCTTCCTCCAGGCGTTCGCCTGGGTGGGCACCGCGCGGCGGCAGGAGATCGAGCACCGTCGCGCGGTCGAGGAGATCGTGGACTTCCTCGAGCTCGAGCAGTGGCGCAACATGCCGGTCGGGCTGCTGCCGTACGGCGTGCAGAAGCGCGTCGAGCTCGGCCGGGCGCTCGCGATGGAGCCCAAGCTGCTGCTGCTCGACGAGCCGGTGGCGGGGATGAACCTCGAGGAGACCGAGGACACCGCCCGCTACGTCCTCGACATCCGCGACGAGCTCGACGTGCCGATCATCATGGTCGAGCACGACATGGGCCTGGTCATGGACCTCGCCGACCGGGTGCTGGTCGTCGACTTCGGCACCCCGATCGCCACGGGGACCCCCGACGAGGTGCAGCGCCACCCCGACGTGGTGCGCGCCTACCTCGGCAGCGAGGTCGGACCGTGA
- a CDS encoding AMP-dependent synthetase/ligase has product MSSPVTRIRAHAASMPDAVALRDKHLGIWREWTWASYWEHVQLAGQAYLALGVVPGDRVAIHSENRPEWLICDMGALAVRAASVGIYPTNPAAEVGYLLNDSGAKVLVAEDQEQVDKTFAVLDQAPELVRVVYLEPRGIRHRYESELLLSWEEFLDLGREHRTAHPDALAEVLAGQEPADLATLIYTSGTTGPPKGAMLTVSNVECAIEVLVEQGAFTDPPPGPGDLTLSYLPLAHVAERIFSTWFNAAAGTQVNFAESIETVPANLREVQPTILFGVPRIWEKLLAGVETRLSGASWFKRAVSRFWLGVADDIGQRLVEQGGVHSTSTRLRYAVGYVFFYRALKDRLGMRKVRYAASGAAPIAPEVLKFFMGIGVPMHEVYGMTENTAVATGNRPGRIRLGTVGEVHPGTELRIDEETGEILTRSGATFAGYWQREEATRKALTPDGWLHTGDVGEWVEGTHVKITDRMKDIIITAGGKNISPSMIENELKASPFIREAIVIGDGRKFLTALIGIELDTVGEWAQRRQLGYSTYRDLSAKPEVVELVSGVVDAVNANLAQVERIKAFRLLPKELDHEDGELTATQKVKRSAISQMFEDTVGEMYSGATR; this is encoded by the coding sequence GTGAGCAGCCCCGTCACCCGGATCCGGGCCCATGCCGCGTCGATGCCCGACGCGGTGGCCCTGCGCGACAAGCACCTCGGCATCTGGCGGGAGTGGACGTGGGCGTCCTACTGGGAGCACGTCCAGCTGGCGGGCCAAGCCTACCTCGCGCTGGGCGTCGTGCCCGGCGACCGCGTCGCGATCCACTCCGAGAACCGGCCGGAGTGGCTGATCTGCGACATGGGCGCGCTGGCCGTGCGTGCGGCGTCCGTCGGCATCTACCCCACGAACCCGGCCGCCGAGGTGGGCTACCTCCTCAACGACTCGGGCGCCAAGGTGCTCGTCGCGGAGGACCAGGAGCAGGTCGACAAGACCTTCGCGGTGCTCGACCAGGCACCGGAGCTGGTCCGCGTCGTCTACCTCGAGCCGCGCGGCATCCGGCACCGCTACGAGAGCGAGCTGCTGCTGTCGTGGGAGGAGTTCCTCGACCTGGGCCGCGAGCACCGTACGGCCCACCCCGACGCGCTCGCCGAGGTGCTGGCCGGGCAGGAGCCCGCGGACCTCGCCACGCTGATCTACACCTCCGGCACCACGGGGCCGCCCAAGGGCGCGATGCTCACGGTCAGCAACGTCGAGTGCGCGATCGAGGTCCTCGTCGAGCAGGGCGCCTTCACCGACCCGCCGCCCGGGCCGGGGGACCTCACCCTGTCCTACCTGCCCCTGGCGCACGTCGCCGAGCGGATCTTCTCCACCTGGTTCAACGCCGCGGCGGGCACTCAGGTCAACTTCGCCGAGTCCATCGAGACGGTGCCGGCCAACCTCCGCGAGGTGCAGCCGACGATCCTCTTCGGCGTACCGCGGATCTGGGAGAAGCTGCTGGCCGGCGTCGAGACCCGGCTCTCCGGGGCCAGCTGGTTCAAGCGGGCGGTGTCGCGGTTCTGGCTGGGCGTCGCCGACGACATCGGGCAGCGCCTGGTCGAGCAGGGCGGCGTGCACAGCACGTCGACGCGCCTGCGGTACGCCGTCGGCTACGTGTTCTTCTACCGCGCGCTGAAGGACCGGCTGGGCATGCGGAAGGTGCGCTACGCCGCCTCCGGCGCCGCTCCGATCGCCCCCGAGGTCCTGAAGTTCTTCATGGGGATCGGGGTGCCGATGCACGAGGTCTACGGGATGACCGAGAACACGGCCGTCGCCACCGGCAACCGTCCCGGCCGGATCCGGCTCGGCACCGTGGGCGAGGTGCATCCCGGCACCGAGCTGCGGATCGACGAGGAGACGGGCGAGATCCTCACCCGCAGTGGCGCGACCTTCGCCGGCTACTGGCAGCGCGAGGAGGCGACCCGGAAGGCACTGACCCCCGACGGGTGGCTGCACACCGGCGACGTCGGCGAGTGGGTCGAGGGGACGCACGTGAAGATCACCGACCGGATGAAGGACATCATCATCACCGCGGGAGGCAAGAACATCTCACCGTCCATGATCGAGAACGAGCTCAAGGCCTCGCCGTTCATCCGCGAGGCGATCGTGATCGGCGACGGCCGCAAGTTCCTCACGGCGCTCATCGGCATCGAGCTCGACACCGTCGGCGAGTGGGCCCAGCGCCGCCAGCTCGGCTACAGCACCTACCGCGACCTGAGCGCCAAGCCCGAGGTCGTGGAGCTGGTCTCGGGGGTGGTCGACGCCGTCAACGCCAACCTGGCCCAGGTGGAGCGGATCAAGGCCTTCCGGCTGCTGCCCAAGGAGCTCGACCACGAGGACGGTGAGCTGACCGCCACGCAGAAGGTCAAGCGTTCCGCGATCTCCCAGATGTTCGAGGACACCGTCGGCGAGATGTACAGCGGGGCGACACGATGA
- a CDS encoding metallophosphoesterase family protein: MTRPSLGPLLAVLVAGALGCSTVTPPAPPASATPSGDYPAPTIDAEPDARGPRERPPVPPAPELADAYRFVSAPDFLNQDVADLTADGRRTHVVRRTGEVANSTNASYETALDRVIDEMASHGTRDVLVPGDLVEGRWGRDDARTGVFGPVRTDRQRMRAWRRAADVYYPAWFERFDDHDLRTFPAVGDHEVGDDPWRTRRRNPWVDFKRRHVPQIKDVFADHALTGPDGRPRFRDRPRRGPSRRTAYAVRLDADVVLVTLDVFERRGGDVHISVDPAQLRWLEGVLRRARRDDVSWVMVQAHTPMPGAVRVRNSTHLVYEGGLRSDLWRTMVEGGVDVYLSGEVHDQTVRQREGILEVSHGSLFYRGEASYVVGQATRDDLVLENRQFRGTVGYDERLWTTSRQGAPGEISYPLRSVVTGTLAASRTRSGGLRVEDADGVLAPRG; this comes from the coding sequence GTGACACGACCATCTCTCGGGCCGCTGCTGGCCGTGCTGGTCGCGGGCGCGCTGGGCTGCTCGACGGTCACGCCTCCCGCGCCGCCGGCGAGCGCGACGCCGAGCGGGGACTACCCCGCTCCCACGATCGACGCGGAGCCCGACGCGCGTGGCCCGCGGGAGCGCCCGCCGGTGCCGCCCGCGCCCGAGCTGGCCGACGCCTACCGCTTCGTCTCGGCACCCGACTTCCTCAACCAGGACGTCGCCGACCTGACGGCCGACGGCCGCCGTACACACGTCGTGAGGCGCACCGGGGAGGTCGCCAACTCCACCAACGCCTCCTACGAGACCGCCCTGGACCGGGTGATCGACGAGATGGCCTCGCACGGCACCCGCGACGTGCTCGTGCCGGGCGACCTCGTCGAGGGCCGGTGGGGCCGCGACGACGCCCGCACCGGCGTCTTCGGGCCCGTCCGGACCGACCGGCAGCGGATGCGCGCCTGGCGCCGCGCGGCCGACGTCTACTACCCCGCCTGGTTCGAGCGGTTCGACGACCACGACCTCCGCACCTTCCCCGCGGTCGGCGACCACGAGGTGGGTGACGACCCGTGGCGCACGCGCCGGCGCAACCCGTGGGTCGACTTCAAGCGGCGCCACGTCCCGCAGATCAAGGACGTCTTCGCCGACCACGCGCTGACCGGGCCCGACGGCCGGCCGCGCTTCCGCGACCGCCCGCGGCGCGGCCCGTCGCGCCGCACCGCCTATGCCGTACGCCTCGACGCCGACGTGGTGCTGGTGACGCTCGACGTGTTCGAGCGTCGCGGGGGAGACGTGCACATCTCGGTCGACCCGGCGCAGCTGCGCTGGCTGGAGGGCGTGCTGCGGCGTGCCCGCCGCGACGACGTGTCGTGGGTGATGGTCCAGGCGCACACGCCGATGCCGGGCGCGGTCCGCGTCCGCAACTCCACCCACCTCGTCTACGAGGGCGGCCTTCGCTCCGACCTGTGGCGCACGATGGTCGAGGGCGGGGTCGACGTCTACCTCAGCGGCGAGGTGCACGACCAGACGGTGCGTCAGCGCGAGGGGATCCTCGAGGTGTCGCACGGCTCGCTGTTCTACCGCGGCGAGGCGTCCTACGTGGTCGGCCAGGCCACGCGCGACGACCTCGTCCTGGAGAACCGCCAGTTCCGCGGCACCGTCGGCTACGACGAGCGGTTGTGGACCACCTCGCGCCAGGGGGCGCCCGGCGAGATCAGCTACCCGCTCCGCTCGGTCGTCACCGGCACGCTGGCGGCGAGCCGTACGCGCTCCGGCGGGCTCCGGGTCGAGGACGCCGACGGCGTCCTCGCGCCGCGGGGCTGA
- a CDS encoding PucR family transcriptional regulator, with amino-acid sequence MTDGMVALAGEARSADRLAQWVQRRESVIAHDATNSIWHQVPAYGDRADAGLRDDVEAHCRQVFAAFLASVNERRHPLRSDFPWSGQHAMRRVELGITLSDFMKAFRVGQLTLWDDILAGVNEWPSTKDAALLLVSQVMRTIEVGSTAAAEAYLEAQQYQLADSARLARDLLEDLLAGKPPTVEERQLALAQMGLADDVPLVALVATLPAKLVGVQQRARLRAALTAEGRGMVVARHHEVVALLPVGPTGPAAVVEGVRTAVASLLADGVLTSVGLSCPRTGFREIPWAYEDARTAMDSLLGRPGVRAMEEMSTLDLLISSQKNARLVPPEVRAFVEEDLATGGILVETLSTYVSHDLNAKLTAMHLHVHANTIYYRLDRIAERTSCDVRRVEDLIDLLLAVRLIRAEVRWPAR; translated from the coding sequence ATGACGGACGGGATGGTGGCGCTGGCCGGCGAGGCGCGCAGCGCTGACCGGCTGGCCCAGTGGGTCCAGCGGCGCGAGTCGGTCATCGCCCACGACGCGACCAACTCGATCTGGCACCAGGTGCCGGCGTACGGCGACCGGGCGGACGCGGGGCTCCGCGATGACGTGGAGGCCCACTGCCGGCAGGTCTTCGCCGCGTTCCTCGCCAGCGTCAACGAGCGGCGTCACCCCCTCCGGTCCGACTTCCCCTGGAGCGGGCAGCACGCGATGCGCCGCGTCGAGCTGGGCATCACGCTGTCGGACTTCATGAAGGCCTTCCGCGTGGGGCAGCTGACCCTCTGGGACGACATCCTCGCGGGCGTCAACGAGTGGCCCTCGACCAAGGACGCCGCGCTGCTGCTGGTGAGCCAGGTGATGCGGACCATCGAGGTCGGCAGCACGGCCGCGGCGGAGGCGTACCTCGAGGCCCAGCAGTACCAGCTCGCCGACTCCGCCCGGCTGGCCCGCGACCTCCTCGAGGACCTGCTCGCCGGCAAGCCCCCGACCGTCGAGGAGCGCCAGCTGGCGCTGGCCCAGATGGGGCTGGCCGACGACGTGCCCCTCGTCGCCCTCGTGGCGACGCTGCCGGCCAAGCTCGTCGGGGTGCAGCAGCGGGCCAGGCTGCGGGCGGCGCTGACGGCGGAGGGCCGCGGCATGGTCGTGGCACGCCACCACGAGGTGGTCGCCCTGCTCCCCGTGGGTCCCACCGGCCCGGCGGCGGTGGTGGAGGGCGTGCGCACGGCGGTGGCCTCGCTCCTCGCCGACGGCGTCCTGACCAGCGTCGGCCTCAGCTGCCCGCGCACGGGCTTCCGCGAGATCCCCTGGGCCTACGAGGACGCCCGGACCGCGATGGACTCGCTGCTCGGCCGTCCCGGCGTGCGCGCCATGGAGGAGATGTCGACCCTCGACCTGCTCATCTCGAGCCAGAAGAACGCGCGGTTGGTGCCGCCCGAGGTGCGTGCCTTCGTCGAGGAGGACCTCGCGACCGGCGGGATCCTGGTCGAGACGCTCAGCACCTACGTCTCCCACGACCTGAACGCCAAGCTCACCGCGATGCACCTCCACGTGCACGCCAACACGATCTACTACCGCCTCGACCGCATCGCCGAGCGCACCAGCTGCGACGTGCGCCGGGTCGAGGACCTCATCGACCTGCTGCTGGCCGTACGCCTGATCCGCGCCGAGGTGCGCTGGCCCGCTCGCTGA
- a CDS encoding branched-chain amino acid ABC transporter permease produces the protein MTTLSTGSTSSTGAARGTATRARRGGRPSGRPQLYRSYAQELALFNTRPKRIWVGIIVLTAFGLSQMLTDNHLNTLALAYAFAIGALGLNIITGLAGQVSLGHAFFLGVGAYTAAAISGDPDGRTIGFGITNILVWLPAAGLVAGIAGVVVAPLATRLRGLYLAIVTLGLVFIGEHLFREWSDLTGGAGVGRESAVPELFGIEFARDGDLLTSDQKFYLLMLVLMLVFALGARNLARSRTGRAFAAVRDRDMAAEMMAINLPRAKTVAFAISSFYAGCSGALIYSIIGFFEPSTFGLLLSVQFIAMVLIGGAGTVSGAIMGALFITLLPTLTRELPAYVPFISGQVTDTPNVFQLEQVLYGLLIVGFLLFEPRGLFGIWIRIRNYWKGWPFSY, from the coding sequence ATGACCACCCTCTCGACGGGCTCGACGAGCTCGACGGGCGCCGCGCGGGGGACCGCGACCCGGGCGCGCCGCGGCGGGCGACCGTCCGGCCGGCCGCAGCTCTACCGGTCGTACGCGCAGGAGCTGGCGCTCTTCAACACCCGGCCCAAGCGGATCTGGGTCGGCATCATCGTCCTGACCGCCTTCGGGCTGTCGCAGATGCTGACCGACAACCACCTCAACACCCTCGCACTGGCGTACGCCTTCGCGATCGGGGCGCTCGGGCTCAACATCATCACCGGCCTGGCCGGACAGGTGTCCCTCGGCCATGCCTTCTTCCTCGGTGTCGGCGCCTACACCGCCGCCGCGATCTCCGGCGACCCGGACGGGCGCACCATCGGCTTCGGCATCACCAACATCCTCGTGTGGCTGCCCGCGGCCGGCCTCGTGGCCGGCATCGCGGGCGTGGTCGTGGCGCCGCTGGCCACCCGGCTCCGTGGGCTCTACCTCGCCATCGTCACGCTGGGGCTGGTCTTCATCGGCGAGCACCTGTTCCGCGAGTGGAGCGACCTCACCGGCGGCGCGGGCGTCGGTCGTGAGTCGGCGGTGCCGGAGCTGTTCGGCATCGAGTTCGCCCGGGACGGCGACCTCCTGACGTCCGACCAGAAGTTCTACCTGCTGATGCTCGTGCTGATGCTGGTGTTCGCCCTGGGGGCGCGCAACCTGGCGCGCTCGCGTACGGGGCGGGCCTTCGCCGCCGTCCGGGACCGTGACATGGCCGCGGAGATGATGGCCATCAACCTGCCTCGTGCCAAGACCGTGGCGTTCGCCATCTCGTCGTTCTACGCCGGCTGCTCCGGAGCGCTGATCTACAGCATCATCGGGTTCTTCGAGCCGTCCACCTTCGGCCTGCTGCTGTCGGTGCAATTCATCGCGATGGTGCTGATCGGGGGTGCGGGCACGGTCAGCGGCGCCATCATGGGCGCGCTGTTCATCACGCTGCTGCCCACCCTGACGCGCGAGCTCCCGGCGTACGTGCCCTTCATCTCGGGCCAGGTCACCGACACCCCCAACGTGTTCCAGCTCGAACAGGTCCTCTACGGCCTGCTCATCGTCGGCTTCCTGCTGTTCGAGCCGCGGGGGCTCTTCGGCATCTGGATCCGGATCCGCAACTACTGGAAAGGCTGGCCCTTCAGCTACTGA